A stretch of the Salminus brasiliensis chromosome 19, fSalBra1.hap2, whole genome shotgun sequence genome encodes the following:
- the LOC140541515 gene encoding LOW QUALITY PROTEIN: junctophilin-3-like (The sequence of the model RefSeq protein was modified relative to this genomic sequence to represent the inferred CDS: deleted 1 base in 1 codon; substituted 1 base at 1 genomic stop codon), translated as MHVHWGRFNFDDGGSYCGGWEEGKAHGHGICTGPKGQGEYAGSWSHGFEVLGVYTWPSGNTYQGTWAQGKRHGIGLENKGKWVYKGEXRTDLRAIRGPGEHGASGKYEGTWNNGLQDGYGTETYSDEWLFSAGAVGQWFPALVLEDVLPF; from the exons ATGCATGTCCACTGGGGCAGGTTCAACTTTGATGATGGGGGGTCCTACTGCGGAGGGTGGGAGGAAGGCAAGGCCCACGGC CACGGCATCTGCACGGGCCCCAAAGGCCAGGGGGAGTACGCCGGCTCCTGGAGCCATGGCTTCGAGGTGCTGGGCGTCTACACCTGGCCCAGCGGCAACACCTACCAGGGCACGTGGGCGCAGGGCAAGCGCCACGGCATTGGCCTGGAGAACAAGGGCAAGTGGGTGTACAAGGGCGAGTGACGCACGGATTTAAGGGCGATACGGGGTCCGGGAGAGCACGGGGCCAGCGGGAAATACGAGGGCACCTGGAACAATGGGCTGCAGGACGGTTACGGCACGGAGACCTACTCGGATGAG TGGCTCTTTAGTGCGGGCGCTGTAGGGCAGTGGTTcccagccctggtcctggaggatgTCCTgcccttttaa